One window from the genome of Corynebacterium sp. SCR221107 encodes:
- a CDS encoding transporter substrate-binding domain-containing protein, whose protein sequence is MKSYVKKVMAIGMALGLAACSATDNSSSTSASGSAGTSGSGVEDGVLTVAMEAAYAPYNWAQPTDANGAVKMKDSELYANGYDVMTAKKIAEANNWELEIKQLDWDSLIPAVQSGTVDAVIAGQSMTAEREQEVDFAGPYLYANIVVLTKKDSQYASAKSLADLAGGKVTSQTGTIWYDTLIPQIDGANRLSASESAPAMLMALETGQVDYVVTDMPTAEGAVLAYPDMQIVNLDEGQGFEVSDEDVNIGVSVRKGNTELKNKIDEFLATQTEDDFTAQMEEAVKIQPLENN, encoded by the coding sequence ATGAAAAGCTACGTCAAGAAGGTCATGGCCATCGGCATGGCACTCGGCCTGGCCGCTTGTAGCGCCACCGATAACTCCAGCTCCACCTCCGCCTCCGGTAGCGCCGGCACCAGCGGATCCGGCGTGGAGGATGGCGTTTTGACCGTGGCCATGGAGGCCGCCTACGCCCCGTACAACTGGGCTCAGCCCACCGACGCCAATGGCGCGGTGAAGATGAAGGACTCCGAACTGTACGCCAACGGCTACGACGTCATGACCGCCAAGAAGATCGCCGAGGCCAACAACTGGGAACTCGAGATCAAGCAGCTGGACTGGGATTCCCTCATCCCGGCCGTGCAGTCCGGCACCGTCGACGCCGTCATCGCCGGTCAGTCCATGACCGCCGAGCGCGAGCAGGAGGTCGACTTCGCAGGCCCGTACCTCTACGCCAACATCGTCGTCTTGACCAAGAAGGATAGCCAGTACGCTAGCGCCAAGTCCCTCGCGGATCTGGCCGGTGGAAAGGTCACCAGCCAGACCGGCACCATTTGGTACGACACCCTCATCCCGCAGATCGACGGCGCCAACCGCCTGTCCGCATCCGAGAGCGCACCGGCCATGCTGATGGCACTCGAGACCGGCCAAGTCGACTACGTGGTCACCGACATGCCCACCGCCGAGGGCGCTGTGTTGGCATACCCGGACATGCAGATCGTCAACCTGGATGAGGGCCAGGGCTTCGAGGTCTCCGACGAGGATGTCAACATCGGCGTCTCCGTGCGCAAGGGCAACACCGAGCTCAAGAACAAGATCGACGAGTTCCTTGCCACCCAGACTGAGGACGACTTCACCGCGCAGATGGAAGAAGCCGTCAAGATCCAGCCCCTCGAGAACAACTAG
- a CDS encoding amino acid ABC transporter permease encodes MLAQLWQDILTLLDSYGATYGKGILNTLILAIVATFFGCIIGFICGILQTIPHDKSDPALKRVLLWIVRAIIRIYVELFRGTPMILQAVFIFYGLPYFSNNAFQFTNLWAVSIAVVSINTGAYIAESVRGGIFSVDPGQMEGARAIGMNHFQAMRQVVLPQALRNILPQIGNNFIINIKDSSVMFIIGFSEFFSVHRMVAGAVFKYFPSAVIEMAGYLTLTLVSSFLLRWLERKLDGADAYELHETPDAHNGYHLMNKDPLVMAAGNYTFRDNSAQGSHSGNQQAQQEANQVKKEK; translated from the coding sequence ATGCTGGCACAACTGTGGCAAGACATACTTACCCTGTTAGATTCCTATGGGGCGACCTACGGCAAGGGCATCCTCAACACCTTGATCCTTGCGATCGTGGCCACCTTCTTCGGCTGCATCATCGGGTTCATCTGCGGAATCCTCCAGACGATACCGCACGATAAGTCCGACCCCGCCCTCAAGCGCGTGCTGTTGTGGATCGTGCGCGCGATCATCCGCATTTACGTGGAGCTGTTCCGTGGCACCCCGATGATCCTGCAGGCGGTGTTCATCTTCTACGGTTTGCCGTACTTCTCCAACAACGCCTTCCAGTTCACCAACCTCTGGGCGGTGTCTATCGCCGTTGTCTCCATTAACACCGGAGCCTACATTGCGGAGTCAGTGCGCGGCGGCATCTTCAGCGTGGACCCCGGCCAGATGGAGGGCGCACGCGCCATCGGCATGAACCATTTCCAGGCCATGCGTCAGGTGGTGCTGCCGCAGGCGCTGCGCAACATCCTCCCGCAGATCGGCAACAACTTCATCATCAACATCAAGGACTCCTCGGTGATGTTCATCATCGGTTTCTCCGAGTTCTTCTCCGTCCACCGCATGGTCGCCGGCGCGGTGTTCAAGTACTTCCCCTCGGCCGTGATCGAGATGGCCGGCTACCTCACGCTGACCCTGGTCTCCTCCTTCCTACTGCGCTGGCTCGAGCGCAAGCTCGACGGCGCGGACGCCTATGAGCTCCACGAAACTCCGGACGCGCACAACGGCTACCACCTGATGAATAAGGATCCGTTGGTCATGGCCGCTGGCAACTACACCTTCCGGGATAACAGCGCACAAGGGTCCCACTCCGGGAACCAGCAGGCGCAGCAGGAAGCTAACCAGGTCAAGAAGGAGAAGTGA
- a CDS encoding amino acid ABC transporter ATP-binding protein produces the protein MAEIETPIIEVKGLHKSFGKNEVLKGVDFEVHPGDVTCILGASGSGKSTLLRCINMLETASGGEILFHGEDIHGRSVDQNKYRSKVGMVFQSFNLFNNMSILKNCMVGQQTVLGRSKEEAEEKARFYLEKVGMLPYINAKPRQISGGQKQRVAISRALAMDPEVLLFDEPTSALDPEMVGEVISVMKDLAREGMTMLVVTHEMGFARTVAKNVVFMSDGKIEEQGTPQQIFDNPTKERTREFLARYL, from the coding sequence ATGGCTGAGATTGAAACCCCCATCATCGAGGTAAAAGGCCTGCACAAGAGCTTCGGCAAGAACGAGGTACTCAAAGGGGTGGACTTCGAAGTGCACCCGGGTGACGTGACCTGCATCCTGGGTGCTTCTGGATCCGGCAAGTCCACGCTGCTGCGGTGCATCAACATGCTAGAGACCGCCAGCGGCGGCGAGATCCTCTTCCATGGCGAGGACATTCACGGCCGTTCTGTGGATCAGAACAAGTACCGCTCCAAGGTCGGCATGGTGTTTCAAAGCTTTAACCTCTTTAACAACATGTCCATCCTGAAAAACTGCATGGTAGGCCAGCAGACTGTGCTCGGACGTTCAAAGGAGGAGGCCGAGGAAAAGGCGCGCTTCTACCTCGAGAAGGTGGGCATGCTGCCGTACATCAACGCCAAGCCCCGGCAGATCTCCGGTGGGCAGAAGCAGCGCGTTGCCATCTCGCGCGCGCTGGCAATGGACCCAGAGGTCTTGCTTTTCGACGAACCCACCTCCGCGCTTGACCCGGAGATGGTCGGCGAGGTCATCTCGGTGATGAAGGACCTCGCCCGCGAGGGCATGACCATGCTGGTGGTCACCCACGAGATGGGCTTTGCCCGCACGGTGGCCAAGAATGTGGTGTTCATGTCCGATGGCAAGATCGAGGAGCAGGGCACCCCGCAACAGATCTTCGATAATCCCACTAAGGAGCGCACCCGAGAGTTCCTCGCCCGCTACCTGTAG
- a CDS encoding FeoA family protein, producing the protein MTTALQTGSLDSICVGGACRVCDIDECMDPSQRRRLAELGIRPGSTFSVTQRIAGGGLIIKKRSTRYAIDRSTAARIGVEVLS; encoded by the coding sequence ATGACTACCGCACTGCAAACAGGCTCCTTGGACTCGATCTGCGTCGGAGGGGCGTGTCGCGTGTGTGACATTGATGAGTGCATGGATCCCAGCCAGCGTCGCCGGTTGGCCGAGCTGGGCATCCGCCCGGGTTCCACCTTCAGCGTCACCCAGCGCATCGCTGGCGGCGGGCTGATCATCAAGAAGCGCTCCACCCGCTATGCCATCGATCGCAGCACGGCTGCGCGCATCGGGGTGGAAGTCCTGTCATGA
- the feoB gene encoding ferrous iron transport protein B: MSAPTPNATGSGAEELAIAPTPCGNDFATCKCSDTGLKIAPKDSPIIGLIGAPNSGKSTLFNGLTGARVQMGNWPGTSVEIARGAWTISTRTFDLIDFPGAYSLDAHSPDEAFTRAMIVEAAPEDRPDVVIVAVDSASLERGLYMVAQLLESRHRVVVVITKDDVARAAGQELDAASLEQAIGCPVVVVDPRHRKGLEQVEEAVEVALAREPWRRKASASQDEFELIDDRYAWIENATEQAVTLGQAPASSVTEKIDRVALHPVAGPLLFLAVMWLVFQITTTVAAPIQDLVSGFFEGPLSDWTRSLLGLLHLDTPLVTGLLIDGLFVGVGTVLSFAPLMALMFLCLAVLEDSGYMARAAVVTDRVMKAIGLPGKAFIPIVVGFGCNVPAIASTRVLAQRDHRIMTALLVPFASCSARLTVYAMLAATFFPGASGTVVFAMYLISIGLIVAMGWVFRKLLWRTMGTEALVIDLPVYQLPGLRLAASVTWTRVKGFLKTAGGIIVVCVAAVFALQSTPMTTEYSFADENLPVSESVYGEISQAVSPVFAPAGFDSWSITGTLVTGFIAKEAVISTWAQTYALDDVSEQSAAEQSVSPLADAIRADFHGASGGHPIAAIWAFMVFLLAYTPCVATLAALKREIGWRWTGFAVGVELVTAWVLAVAVFNLLRIWF, encoded by the coding sequence ATGAGTGCGCCAACACCCAACGCCACAGGTTCCGGCGCCGAGGAGCTGGCCATAGCCCCCACGCCGTGCGGCAATGACTTTGCAACCTGTAAGTGCTCGGATACCGGCCTGAAGATCGCGCCGAAAGACTCACCCATCATCGGGCTCATCGGCGCCCCGAACTCGGGAAAATCCACCCTGTTCAATGGCCTGACGGGCGCGCGGGTGCAGATGGGCAACTGGCCGGGCACCAGCGTGGAGATCGCCCGCGGTGCGTGGACCATCTCTACGCGCACCTTTGACCTCATTGACTTTCCCGGCGCCTATTCGCTCGATGCCCACAGCCCCGACGAGGCCTTCACCCGCGCGATGATCGTGGAGGCGGCGCCGGAGGATCGCCCCGACGTGGTCATTGTCGCGGTCGACTCGGCAAGCCTCGAGCGCGGCTTGTACATGGTGGCGCAGCTGTTGGAGTCGCGCCACCGCGTGGTTGTGGTGATTACCAAGGATGATGTGGCCCGTGCCGCAGGCCAGGAGCTGGATGCTGCATCCCTCGAGCAGGCGATCGGCTGCCCGGTCGTGGTCGTCGACCCGCGCCACCGCAAGGGTCTCGAGCAGGTCGAGGAGGCTGTCGAGGTTGCTCTTGCTCGGGAACCTTGGCGTCGGAAAGCAAGCGCAAGCCAGGACGAGTTTGAGCTGATCGACGACCGCTATGCGTGGATCGAAAATGCCACCGAGCAGGCGGTAACCCTGGGGCAGGCGCCAGCAAGCAGCGTGACGGAAAAGATCGACCGCGTTGCCTTGCACCCGGTGGCAGGCCCGCTGCTATTTTTGGCCGTGATGTGGCTGGTCTTCCAGATAACCACCACCGTCGCCGCGCCGATCCAGGACCTGGTCTCCGGCTTTTTCGAAGGCCCCCTGTCGGACTGGACTCGTTCGCTGCTGGGCCTGCTGCACCTTGATACTCCGCTGGTCACCGGCTTGCTCATCGATGGCCTCTTCGTGGGTGTGGGCACCGTCTTGAGCTTTGCGCCGCTGATGGCGCTCATGTTTTTGTGCCTGGCCGTGCTCGAGGATTCCGGCTACATGGCACGCGCCGCGGTGGTCACCGACCGGGTGATGAAGGCCATCGGGCTGCCCGGCAAGGCCTTTATTCCCATCGTCGTCGGATTTGGCTGCAACGTCCCGGCGATCGCCTCCACCCGCGTGCTCGCCCAGCGCGACCACCGAATCATGACCGCGCTGCTGGTTCCTTTTGCCTCCTGCTCGGCACGCCTGACCGTCTACGCCATGCTCGCTGCGACCTTCTTTCCCGGAGCATCGGGAACGGTGGTTTTTGCCATGTACCTCATCTCGATTGGGCTGATCGTTGCCATGGGCTGGGTTTTCCGAAAACTCCTATGGCGCACGATGGGCACCGAGGCGCTGGTCATCGACCTGCCGGTCTACCAGCTGCCGGGATTGCGCCTGGCGGCGAGTGTGACCTGGACGCGCGTGAAAGGCTTCCTCAAGACCGCCGGTGGCATTATCGTCGTGTGCGTGGCTGCGGTGTTTGCCCTGCAATCGACGCCTATGACCACCGAGTATTCCTTCGCTGACGAGAACCTGCCGGTGTCTGAAAGCGTCTACGGCGAGATCTCGCAGGCGGTGTCGCCGGTGTTTGCGCCGGCGGGATTCGACTCCTGGTCGATCACGGGCACCCTGGTGACCGGCTTTATCGCCAAGGAGGCGGTGATCTCCACCTGGGCGCAGACCTACGCGCTCGATGATGTCAGCGAGCAATCCGCCGCTGAGCAGTCCGTCTCTCCGCTGGCCGACGCCATCCGCGCCGATTTCCATGGGGCCTCCGGCGGGCATCCGATCGCCGCGATCTGGGCGTTTATGGTGTTCTTGCTGGCGTATACCCCGTGTGTGGCCACGCTGGCTGCCCTCAAGCGAGAGATTGGCTGGCGCTGGACCGGGTTTGCCGTGGGTGTCGAGCTGGTCACAGCCTGGGTCCTGGCCGTAGCCGTCTTCAACCTGCTGCGGATCTGGTTCTGA
- the hisN gene encoding histidinol-phosphatase, whose amino-acid sequence MSYSDDLAFALRLAELADAHTLARFEASDLRVDSKPDMTPVSDADIATEKLLREAIAQDRPGDAILGEEFGGDVALTGRQWIIDPIDGTKNYVRGVPVWATLIALLVDGRPVVGVVSAPALARRWWAAEGAGAYRSFNGSTPRQLHVSAVSKIKDASVSFSSLDGWRDRELLPGFLGLSDDTWRLRGFGDFFSYCLVAEGAVDIAAEPEVSLWDLAALSIIVTEAGGKFTSLAGVDGPHGGDALATNGLLHDEVRARLS is encoded by the coding sequence ATGTCCTATTCCGATGATCTCGCCTTCGCCCTCCGCCTCGCCGAGCTTGCCGACGCCCACACGCTTGCCCGCTTCGAGGCCTCAGACCTGCGCGTGGATTCCAAGCCCGATATGACCCCGGTCTCGGACGCAGACATCGCCACCGAGAAACTGCTGCGCGAGGCAATCGCCCAGGATCGCCCAGGTGATGCCATTCTGGGAGAGGAGTTCGGCGGCGACGTTGCCCTCACTGGGCGCCAGTGGATCATCGACCCCATCGATGGCACCAAGAATTACGTGCGGGGCGTGCCGGTGTGGGCAACGCTGATCGCCCTGCTTGTCGACGGCCGACCGGTCGTGGGCGTGGTGTCCGCACCGGCACTGGCGCGCCGCTGGTGGGCGGCCGAAGGCGCGGGGGCCTACCGCAGCTTCAACGGAAGCACCCCGCGCCAGCTGCACGTTTCGGCGGTCTCCAAGATCAAGGACGCCTCGGTGTCCTTCTCCTCCCTCGACGGCTGGCGCGACCGTGAACTATTACCGGGTTTTCTGGGGCTTTCCGACGACACCTGGCGCCTGCGCGGCTTCGGCGACTTCTTCTCCTACTGCTTGGTTGCCGAGGGCGCAGTCGACATCGCCGCCGAGCCGGAGGTCTCCCTGTGGGACTTGGCAGCACTGTCGATCATCGTGACCGAGGCGGGCGGAAAGTTCACCTCCCTCGCCGGCGTGGACGGCCCTCACGGCGGCGACGCCCTGGCCACCAACGGCCTGCTTCACGACGAGGTCCGCGCGCGGCTGAGCTAA
- a CDS encoding inositol monophosphatase family protein: MSNQAASFNDMIATITKTFAIAHEKDSDEHLAQALVYNAGRLAWRMREQGVTVDQKTSVSDVVTDADRAAEHFVAGALELLRPEDGVLGEEGASRPSASGRTWVIDPVDGTYNFSTGSDYWCSAVALVEGDPEDPSTLYFGAVHRPAMGYTWFGGPEIPTTRDGQPVAGITDAAPATSSLGTYLHPNYLADDALTQAWLKVAGLFATWRMLGAGSVDLGSVADSTLGAWMQHTVAAWDWLPGRALVEGAGGTCAKIEAGGVTWCVAGSARTVDEIRQVLASS, translated from the coding sequence ATGAGCAATCAGGCTGCATCCTTCAACGACATGATCGCAACGATTACGAAGACCTTTGCCATCGCCCACGAGAAAGACTCCGACGAGCACCTTGCCCAAGCCTTGGTCTACAACGCCGGGCGCTTGGCCTGGCGCATGCGCGAGCAGGGGGTCACTGTCGACCAGAAGACCTCAGTGTCGGATGTGGTCACCGACGCCGATCGGGCGGCCGAGCACTTCGTGGCGGGTGCGCTGGAATTGCTGCGCCCCGAAGACGGCGTGCTCGGCGAGGAGGGCGCCTCCCGCCCGTCCGCCAGCGGGCGCACGTGGGTGATCGACCCCGTCGATGGCACCTACAACTTCAGCACCGGTTCCGATTATTGGTGCTCCGCGGTAGCCCTTGTCGAAGGCGATCCCGAAGACCCCAGCACCTTGTACTTCGGCGCGGTGCACCGCCCGGCGATGGGTTATACCTGGTTCGGCGGCCCTGAGATTCCCACTACTCGCGATGGACAGCCGGTCGCCGGTATCACCGACGCCGCTCCTGCGACCTCGAGCCTGGGCACCTACCTGCACCCCAACTACCTGGCCGATGACGCGCTGACCCAGGCGTGGCTGAAGGTGGCAGGGCTGTTTGCGACCTGGCGCATGCTTGGCGCGGGCTCGGTGGATTTGGGCTCGGTCGCCGATTCCACCTTGGGGGCGTGGATGCAGCACACCGTGGCCGCGTGGGATTGGCTGCCCGGACGCGCTCTCGTGGAGGGCGCTGGCGGCACCTGCGCAAAGATCGAGGCAGGCGGCGTTACCTGGTGTGTTGCCGGTAGCGCCCGCACCGTCGACGAGATCCGCCAGGTCCTCGCCTCCTCCTAG
- the prfB gene encoding peptide chain release factor 2, which yields MRPETSAALDKLDTTLTSIEKVMDPEEMALRVRELEAQAADPSLWDDPEHAQRVTTELSSVQAQLKKLSGLRDRLNDMPVMYELAEEEGEGTELADEELAELREEIEALEVKTMLSGEYDAREAVISIRSGAGGVEAADWAEMLMRMYTRWAEKNGHKVDIYDISYAEEAGIKSATFVVHGDYMYGTLSVEQGAHRLVRISPFDNQARRQTSFAEVEVLPVVEQTDHIDIPDSEVRVDVYRSSGPGGQSVNTTDSAVRLTHIPTGIVVTCQNEKSQIQNKASAMRVLQAKLLERKRQEERAELDALGAGGNASWGNQMRSYVLHPYQMVKDLRTGYEVNDPSKVLDGDIDKFLEEGIRWRMSEQANAE from the coding sequence ATGCGACCGGAAACCTCAGCAGCGTTGGACAAGCTCGACACCACACTAACCTCAATCGAAAAGGTCATGGACCCCGAGGAGATGGCCTTGCGCGTGCGTGAGCTCGAGGCGCAGGCGGCCGACCCCAGCCTGTGGGACGATCCGGAACACGCCCAGCGGGTGACCACCGAGCTGTCCAGCGTGCAGGCGCAGCTGAAGAAGCTCAGCGGCCTACGCGATCGCCTGAATGACATGCCGGTCATGTACGAGCTCGCCGAGGAAGAAGGCGAAGGCACCGAGCTTGCCGACGAAGAACTTGCCGAGCTGCGCGAGGAGATCGAAGCGCTCGAGGTCAAGACCATGCTCTCGGGCGAGTACGATGCCCGCGAGGCCGTGATTTCCATCCGCTCGGGCGCCGGCGGCGTCGAGGCTGCCGACTGGGCGGAGATGCTCATGCGCATGTACACCCGCTGGGCTGAGAAAAATGGCCACAAGGTCGACATCTACGACATTTCCTACGCCGAGGAGGCTGGCATCAAGTCCGCCACCTTCGTCGTCCACGGCGATTACATGTATGGCACCCTGTCGGTGGAGCAGGGCGCGCACCGCCTGGTGCGTATCAGCCCCTTCGACAACCAGGCCCGCCGCCAGACCTCCTTCGCCGAGGTGGAGGTGCTGCCGGTGGTAGAGCAGACCGACCACATCGACATCCCCGATTCCGAGGTGCGCGTGGACGTCTATCGCTCTTCTGGTCCTGGCGGACAGTCTGTGAACACCACGGACTCCGCGGTGCGCCTGACACACATCCCGACGGGCATCGTGGTGACCTGTCAGAACGAGAAGTCCCAGATCCAGAACAAGGCGTCGGCCATGCGCGTGCTGCAGGCCAAACTGCTCGAGCGCAAGCGCCAAGAAGAACGCGCCGAGCTCGACGCCCTGGGCGCAGGTGGTAACGCCTCCTGGGGCAACCAGATGCGTTCCTACGTCTTGCACCCATACCAGATGGTCAAAGACCTGCGCACCGGTTATGAGGTCAACGATCCCTCCAAGGTGCTCGATGGCGACATCGACAAGTTCTTGGAGGAGGGCATTCGCTGGCGCATGTCCGAGCAGGCCAACGCCGAGTAG
- the ftsE gene encoding cell division ATP-binding protein FtsE, which yields MIIFDKVTKLYKTSTRPALDEITLSIGKGEFVFLIGPSGSGKSTFLQLLIRETNVTSGDIRIADFHVNTLRGRQINQLRQKIGYVFQDFRLLQNKNVYDNVAFALEVIGTKRDAIATLVPETLEMVGLASKATRMPQELSGGEQQRVAIARATVNKPLVLLADEPTGNLDPDTSNEIMVLLNQINRGGTTVVMSTHNARAVNDMRKRVIELKLGKLVRDDAHGVYGETH from the coding sequence ATGATCATCTTCGATAAAGTCACCAAGCTGTACAAGACGTCCACGCGCCCAGCGCTGGATGAGATCACCTTGAGCATCGGCAAGGGTGAATTCGTCTTTCTTATCGGCCCGTCGGGCTCCGGCAAGTCCACGTTCCTGCAGCTGCTCATCCGGGAAACCAATGTCACCAGCGGCGATATTCGCATCGCCGACTTCCACGTCAACACGTTGCGCGGCCGCCAGATCAACCAGCTGCGCCAAAAGATCGGCTACGTCTTCCAGGACTTCCGCCTCCTGCAGAATAAGAACGTCTACGACAACGTGGCCTTTGCCTTGGAGGTGATCGGCACGAAGCGGGACGCGATCGCCACGCTGGTTCCCGAGACCCTGGAAATGGTCGGGTTGGCATCCAAGGCCACCCGCATGCCCCAGGAGCTGTCTGGCGGTGAGCAGCAGCGTGTGGCCATTGCCCGCGCGACCGTGAATAAGCCCTTGGTTCTGCTTGCCGACGAACCCACCGGCAATCTCGACCCGGATACCTCCAACGAAATCATGGTGCTGTTGAACCAGATCAACCGCGGTGGCACCACCGTGGTGATGTCCACCCACAATGCGCGCGCAGTCAACGACATGCGCAAGCGAGTCATCGAGCTCAAGCTGGGCAAGCTCGTTCGCGACGATGCCCACGGCGTCTACGGCGAGACACACTAG
- the ftsX gene encoding permease-like cell division protein FtsX yields MGLGYVFRQAISGLGRNITMTIALVITTAISLALLTTGFLVTNMTEKTKDIYLGRVEVMVQLDEDISGSDDDCSTASCKEVKDKLEDAPGVTSVEYYSRERTYERFVEVFQDTDPKLVEETSPEALPAALHVRLEDPLDVSPLEGIADMDQVVDVVDQADDLRAATDNLDSIRNATFLFAAVQTIAAIFLIANMVQIAAFNRRREIEIMRMVGASRWYTQAPFVIEAVMAAIIGAVLSAAGLFIGKTWVVDSTLHNLYQAQLIAPITNADIWTIAPLVGIVGVVFAGLVAQATLRFYVRK; encoded by the coding sequence ATGGGACTTGGATACGTTTTTCGCCAGGCCATCTCCGGGCTTGGCCGTAACATCACCATGACGATCGCTTTGGTGATCACCACCGCCATCTCCTTGGCGCTGCTAACGACGGGCTTCTTGGTCACCAACATGACCGAGAAAACCAAAGACATCTACCTCGGCCGCGTTGAGGTCATGGTGCAGTTGGATGAGGACATTTCCGGCAGCGACGATGACTGTTCCACGGCCTCCTGTAAGGAAGTCAAGGACAAGCTCGAGGATGCCCCTGGGGTGACATCCGTCGAGTATTACTCGCGCGAGCGCACCTACGAGCGTTTCGTGGAGGTCTTCCAGGACACCGATCCGAAACTGGTGGAGGAGACCAGCCCCGAGGCGCTCCCGGCTGCCCTGCACGTGCGCCTTGAAGACCCGCTGGATGTGTCCCCGCTGGAGGGCATCGCGGATATGGACCAGGTGGTCGACGTCGTCGATCAGGCCGATGACCTGCGCGCTGCCACCGACAACCTGGATTCGATCCGCAACGCCACGTTCCTTTTCGCGGCGGTGCAGACCATCGCCGCCATCTTCCTCATCGCGAATATGGTGCAGATCGCCGCTTTCAACCGCCGCCGCGAGATTGAGATCATGCGCATGGTCGGCGCCTCCCGCTGGTACACCCAAGCCCCCTTCGTTATTGAGGCGGTCATGGCCGCGATCATCGGCGCGGTATTGTCCGCCGCGGGCCTGTTTATCGGCAAGACCTGGGTCGTCGACTCCACCTTGCACAACCTCTACCAAGCCCAGCTCATCGCCCCGATCACCAACGCCGACATCTGGACGATAGCACCCCTCGTGGGCATCGTGGGCGTGGTTTTCGCAGGGTTGGTGGCCCAGGCAACCCTGCGCTTCTACGTGCGAAAATAG
- a CDS encoding MFS transporter, whose amino-acid sequence MNTLFRERNTLALFSAMLVAAIGKGVYLSTSVIFLLTVVGLSPAQVGVGTSAAAVAGLVCSFPAGVIADRIGQKPTMFVLMLIESVFMASFALTTSFWHFVISICCFSAAFTASFPVTQSIVAVITTEKVKAMAVILALRNLGIGLGSIIAIPFLNSGDAHLGRLILGLVAACMAVSLIGIALIKAPRQVHAQPLSSAFVALRDVRFATLALLVNVPTFVIHIMLIGMPLWITTTDILPHSFVSWGLVINTAVMVLAQVPITSLVTNLRRAQWALYGAGLGLLVCCGLLGAGLLSDAYRSLVIICFVVVTVLAVTECAQTSASWTISYAFAPAEQRTTYLALFNMSFSVVEIIAPLVITTWVMDAGATGWWVLGIILLIITVIAGVFSGRRQQPQPGLA is encoded by the coding sequence TTGAACACCTTGTTTCGTGAGCGCAACACGCTCGCCTTGTTTTCTGCCATGCTCGTTGCCGCGATCGGCAAGGGCGTGTATTTATCCACCTCGGTGATCTTCTTGCTCACCGTGGTTGGGCTCAGCCCCGCGCAGGTGGGCGTGGGCACCTCCGCCGCCGCGGTGGCGGGTCTGGTGTGCAGCTTCCCGGCCGGGGTGATCGCCGACCGGATCGGGCAAAAGCCGACGATGTTTGTGCTCATGCTCATTGAGTCGGTATTCATGGCTTCCTTCGCCTTGACCACCAGTTTTTGGCATTTCGTGATCAGTATCTGCTGCTTTAGCGCGGCGTTTACCGCCTCCTTCCCGGTCACCCAGTCGATCGTTGCGGTGATCACCACCGAAAAGGTCAAGGCCATGGCGGTGATCTTGGCTCTGCGCAACCTAGGCATCGGCCTGGGCTCGATCATCGCTATCCCGTTTCTCAACTCCGGCGACGCCCACCTGGGAAGGTTGATCCTCGGGCTGGTGGCGGCATGCATGGCGGTATCCCTCATTGGTATCGCGCTGATCAAGGCGCCACGGCAAGTTCATGCTCAGCCGCTGAGCTCGGCTTTCGTTGCTTTGAGGGACGTTCGCTTTGCCACGTTGGCGTTGCTGGTCAACGTGCCCACTTTTGTCATTCACATCATGCTCATCGGCATGCCGTTGTGGATCACTACCACAGACATCCTGCCGCACAGTTTCGTTTCGTGGGGTTTGGTTATCAATACCGCCGTCATGGTGCTAGCACAGGTCCCGATCACGAGCCTGGTCACCAATCTTCGCCGCGCGCAGTGGGCGCTGTATGGCGCGGGGCTGGGCCTGCTTGTTTGTTGCGGTTTGCTCGGCGCCGGTTTGCTTTCCGACGCCTACCGCAGCCTCGTCATCATCTGCTTTGTGGTGGTGACCGTGTTGGCGGTGACGGAATGCGCGCAGACCTCCGCGTCCTGGACAATTTCTTATGCCTTCGCCCCAGCGGAGCAGCGCACCACCTACCTGGCCTTGTTCAACATGTCCTTTTCGGTTGTGGAGATCATCGCCCCGTTGGTCATCACCACGTGGGTCATGGATGCAGGCGCGACCGGCTGGTGGGTCTTGGGCATCATTCTCCTCATCATCACCGTCATCGCTGGTGTATTCTCCGGGCGCAGGCAGCAGCCGCAGCCGGGCCTTGCTTGA